A genomic region of Saccopteryx bilineata isolate mSacBil1 chromosome 1, mSacBil1_pri_phased_curated, whole genome shotgun sequence contains the following coding sequences:
- the SF1 gene encoding splicing factor 1 isoform X5: MATGANATPLDFPSKKRKRSRWNQDTMEQKTVIPGMPTVIPPGLTREQERAYIVQLQIEDLTRKLRTGDLGIPPNPEDRSPSPEPIYNSEGKRLNTREFRTRKKLEEERHNLITEMVALNPDFKPPADYKPPATRVSDKVMIPQDEYPEINFVGLLIGPRGNTLKNIEKECNAKIMIRGKGSVKEGKVGRKDGQMLPGEDEPLHALVTANTMENVKKAVEQIRNILKQGIETPEDQNDLRKMQLRELARLNGTLREDDNRILRPWQSSETRSITNTTVCTKCGGAGHIASDCKFQRPGDPQSAQDKARMDKEYLSLMAELGEAPVPASVGSTSGPASTPLVSAPRPAAPANNPPPPSLMSTTQSRPPWMNSGPSESRPYHGMHGGGPGGPGGGPHNFPHPLPSLTGGHGGHPMQHNPNGPPPPWMQPPPPPMNQGPHPPGHHGPPPMGKSVPGKYACGLWGLSPASRKRYDAAAAYGHDAAATAATQWAAPAPTFWSSSPMATAAAAASASPSAQQQYGFQYPLAMAAKYDDYHHERWHRVHPAMATAAGGCRSFSRSPSDARQPHYGAPAPRGPAASAARGPSPSAASTTWFRRHDVCPAPPSSASHGPF, encoded by the exons ATGGCGACCGGAGCGAACGCCACGCCGCTGG ACTTCCCAAGTAAGAAGCGGAAGAGGAGTCGCTGGAACCAAGACACAATGGAACAGAAGACGGTGATTCCAGGAATGCCTACAGTTATCCCCCCTGGACTTACTCGGGAACAAGAAAGAGCTTATATAG TGCAACTGCAGATAGAAGACCTGACTCGTAAACTGCGCACAGGAGACCTGGGCATCCCCCCTAACCCTGAGGACAG GTCCCCCTCCCCTGAGCCCATCTACAATAGCGAGGGGAAGCGGCTCAATACCCGTGAGTTCCGCACCCGCAAAAAGCTGGAAGAGGAGCGGCATAACCTCATCACAGAAATGGTTGCTCTCAACCCTGATTTCAAGCCACCTGCAGATTACAA acCTCCAGCAACAAGAGTGAGTGACAAAGTAATGATTCCGCAAGATGAGTATCCAGAAATCAACTTTGTGGGACTGTTAATTGGGCCCAG AGGGAACACACTGAAGAACATAGAGAAGGAGTGTAACGCCAAGATTATGATCCGGGGAAAAGGGTCTGTGAAAGAAGGGAAAGTCGGGCGCAAAGATGGCCAGATGTTACCAGGAGAAGATGAGCCACTTCATGCCCTGGTTACTGCCAATACCATGGAGAATGTGAAGAAAGCAGTAGAACAG ATAAGAAACATCCTGAAGCAGGGTATTGAGACCCCTGAGGACCAGAATGATCTACGGAAGATGCAGCTTCGGGAGTTGGCTCGCTTGAATGGGACCCTTCGGGAAGATGATAACAG GATCTTAAGACCGTGGCAGAGCTCAGAGACCCGCAGCATTACCAATACCACAGTGTGCACCAAGTGTGGAGGGGCTGGCCACATTGCTTCTGATTGCAAATTCCAGAG GCCTGGTGACCCCCAGTCAGCCCAGGATAAAGCACGGATGGATAAAGAATATTTGTCCCTCATGGCTGAACTGGGTGAAGCGCCTGTGCCGGCATCTGTAGGCTCCACCTCTGGGCCTGCCAGCACACCTCTGGTCAGTGCACCTCGGCCTGCTGCTCCCGCCAACAACCCACCTCCACCG TCTCTCATGTCCACCACCCAGAGCCGTCCACCCTGGATGAATTCTGGCCCTTCAGAGAGTCGGCCCTACCATGGCATGCATGGAGGTGGTCCTGGTGGGCCTGGAGGTGGCCCACACAACTTCCCACACCCATTGCCCAGCCTGACCGGTGGGCATGGTGGACATCCCATGCAGCACAACCCTAATGGGCCCCCACCTCCTTGGAtgcagccgccgccgccaccgaTGAACCAGGGCCCCCATCCACCTGGGCACCATGGCCCTCCTCCAATGGGTAA ATCAGTACCTGGGAAGTACGCCTGTGGGCTCTGGGGTCTATCGCCTGCATCAAGGAAAAG GTATGATGCCGCCGCCGCCTATGGGCATGatgccgccgccaccgccgccaccCAGTGggcagcccccgcccccaccttcTGGTCCTCTTCCCCCatggcaacagcagcagcagcagcctccgCCTCCCCCTCCGCCCAGCAGCAGTATGGCTTCCAGTACCCCCTTGCCATGGCAGCAAA ATACGACGACTACCACCACGAGCGCTGGCACAGGGTCCATCCCGCCATGGCAACAGCAGCAGGCGGCTGCCGCAGCTTCTCCAGGAGCCCCTCAGATGCAAGGCAACCCCACTATGGTGCCCCTGCCCCCCGGGGTCCAGCCGCCTCTGCCGCCCggggcccctccccctccgccgCCTCCACCACCTGGTTCCGCCGGCATGATGTAtgccccgcccccccctcctccGCCTCCCATGGACCCTTCTAA